The proteins below come from a single Penaeus monodon isolate SGIC_2016 chromosome 23, NSTDA_Pmon_1, whole genome shotgun sequence genomic window:
- the LOC119587759 gene encoding leukocyte receptor cluster member 1-like (The sequence of the model RefSeq protein was modified relative to this genomic sequence to represent the inferred CDS: added 57 bases not found in genome assembly) encodes MNILPKKRWHVRTKENIARVRHDEAQAAEEEKQRVYRAKLAEKEARTAILRAKAREDYDGGYGSQEAPEPQKKSEGSADIYTADGNINFFKDLEDGKKTHGTNKEYEEEKKAEQEKYEKSIGYLTYLGQDSVEASGGKAWYEGIGGRAAYRDKDGEEVQEVGLKSKSKLDPMNDIRKYMGFKPAAKASAPPANKPVPVKQEKKEEVCYKRTESMSREKDDRHVRKESKKRKKHKKEKHSRKKKRKTYSDDDSDRDRKSYKEKSSKDRKRKRDSSSDDSIDSSRDRKRKKHGKNSRRPKNNNKHRKRHQRSSSSDSTSCTMSFESESSEDEETRKEKEKKLEVLRAERLKREAEERRRAERLLAGLNPNEKDVASENKPAVKQKYHSQFNPHLAKQNMEPKPLQSGVKYWLQ; translated from the exons ATGAATATCTTACCCAAAAAGAg GTGGCATGTCCGCACAAAGGAAAACATTGCAAGGGTGCGGCATGATGAGGCACAGGCtgcagaggaggagaaacagagagttTATAGAGCCAAGTTAGCG GAGAAAGAGGCTCGCACAGCCATCCTAAGAGCCAAAGCCCGAGAGGATTATGATGGAGGCTACGGCAGCCAAGAAGCACCTGAGCCACAGAAGAAGAGTGAGGGGAGTGCAGACATCTACACTGCAGATGGAAACATCAACTTCTTTAAGGATCTGGAGGACGGCAAGAAGACCCATGGGACAAACAAGGAgtacgaggaggagaagaaagcagAGCAGGAAAAGTACGAGAAGAGTATAGGGTACTTGACATACTTGGGTCAAGATTCAGTAGAAGCCAGTGGGGGCAAGGCCTGGTATGAAGGCATTGGTGGAAGGGCTGCCTACAGAGACAAGGATGGTGAGGAGGTACAGGAAGTTGGACTCAAAAGTAAGAGCAAGCTGGATCCCATGAACGATATTAGGAAGTACATGGGTTTCAAGCCTGCTGCAAAAGCCTCTGCCCCTCCAGCAAACAAACCTGTTCCTGTcaagcaggagaagaaggaagaagtgtGTTATAAAAGAACTGAGAGTATGTCAAGGGAAAAAGATGACAGACATgtgagaaaagaaagcaaaaagagaaaaaaacataaaaaggaaaagcatagcagaaagaaaaagaggaaaacttaTAGTGATGATGACTCAGACAGAGATAGGAAAAGTTACAAAGAAAAATCAtctaaagatagaaagagaaagagagatagtagtAGTGACGATAGCATAGATAGCTCCAGAGATAGGAAGCGTAAGAAACATGGAAAGAATTCAAGAAGAcccaagaataacaacaaacacaggAAGAGGCACCAAAGATCCAGCAGCAGTGACTCAACCAGTTGTACAATGAGTTTCGAATCAGAGAGCAGTGAGGATGAAGAGAcacgcaaagagaaagagaagaagctgGAGGTC CTTGCTGGCTTGAACCCCAATGAAAAAGATGTTGCAAGTGAGAACAAGCCGGCTGTTAAACAGAAATACCACTCGCAGTTTAACCCCCACTTGGCCAAACAGAATATGGAACCAAAACCATTGCAGTCTGGAGTCAAATACTGGCTTCAGTAG